A segment of the Mycobacterium intracellulare ATCC 13950 genome:
CTTTCCGGCTCGTCCATCTCGCCGTCGCCCAGGAAGCACCACACGTGCTGGTCGGAGGTGTCCTTGATGCCGCGGTCGTGCAGGTAGTGGTTGAACCGGGCCTGATAGATCGCGTTCATCGGGCCCAGACCCATCGACACCGTGGGGAATTCCCAGAAGTCGGGCATCAGCCGCGGGTGGGGGTAGGACGGCAGGCCGCCGCCGGGATGGCTGTGCTCCTGGCGGAAGCCGTCGAGTTGGTCGGTCGTCAGCCGGCCCTCCAGGAACGCCCGCGCGTAGATGCCGGGGGAGGCGTGGCCCTGGATGAACACCTGGTCCCCGCCGCCGGGATGCGACTTGCCCCGGAAGAAGTGGTTGAAGCCGACCTCGTAGAGCGCCGCGGACGACGCGTAGGTCGAAATGTGGCCGCCCACACCAACTCCCGGGCGCTGGGCGCGGTGCACCATGATCGCGGCGTTCCAGCGGATCCACGCCCGGTAGCGCCGTTCGACGTCCTCGTCGCCGGGAAACCACGGCTCCAATTCGGTGGGAATGGTGTTGACGTAGTCGGTGGACGTCAGCGACGGAATGGCGACGCGCTGCTCGCCCGCCCGCTCCAGCAGCCGCAACATCAGATAGCGCGCCCGCGACGGGCCGGAGCGCGCCAGCAGTTCATCGAAGGACTCCAACCACTCCGAGGTCTCTTCGGGATCGATGTCGGGGAGGTAGGAAGCCACCCCCTCGCGGATCACCCGGACGCGGTCGGGTTCGGTTGCGCTGTTGGGACTTGTGGCCAGATCGTGGCGCACGAATTCGGTTGTCAACCCACTACTCCTGTAATTGGCGGGATGTGTGACGTGAGGGCGGGTCGCGCCCTCTCCACCATCGTGCCGCACGGGTGTTTCAGGCGGGCAGCCGCCATCTGGTAGCCGTCAAAGGCTCACCCGGTGCGCGTCAACTCGGCGTGTATGGGGCGGGTGCACAAGCCACCCGGTAACGTCAGGCCTGTGCTCATCCGGTGGCGTGCCGTCCCCCCGAGGCAGGTGGGGGCTTTCCCCCGGCGTGGCGCGCTGGCCCTGGGCTGTGTCGCGGCCGCGCTGATGGGCATCGTGGGATGTACCTCCGTCACCAACGGAACGGCGACCCCGGACACCAAAGTCGCCCCCGCCTACCGCCAGTCGGTGTCCGCGTCGGTGTCGGCCTCGTCGGCGACGTCGAGCGTCCGGGAGTCCCAGCGCCAGCAGTCGCTGACCACCAAGGCGGTGCGCACCGCCTGCGCCTCGCTGATCACCACCAGCAAGAACGCGATCGACAAGACCAACGAATTCGTCCAGGCGTTCAATTCGGGCCGCGGCACCGGCCCCACCGAGGGCCCGGCGATCGACGCCCTCAACGACAGCGCCACCACGGTGGCCAACAGCTTCAATGACGCGATGTCGCAGCAGATCAAGGACGCGTTCAACGCGTACATCGACGCCGCGCACTCGGTGGCCAACGCCATTGGCACACACGCGGGGACGTCGGAATTCAACAAACGCGTCGATCAGCTCAACGACACGAAAAAGAAGGCGATCAAACTCTGCTTGGCAACGTAATGAGGCGGAAGTGTGAACGGGATCCGCGCTGTGCGACGATAATCCCGAAGCGCACATCGCGAGGGAATTGAAGGAGGCTCCACGGTGGTCGCGGCGGATCACGCCCCGAGCTACGCTCGCAAACTGGGCATCCAACCCGACCATGTTGTCCAGGAGTGGGGCTGGGACGAAGACACCGACGATGAGATCCGCGCGGCGGTCGAGGAAGCCTGCGGCAGCGAGCTGCTCGACGAGGACACCGACGAGGTAGTCGACGTCGTGCTGCTCTGGTGGCGCGACGGCGACGGCGACCTGGTGGACACGCTGATGGACGCGATCGGCCCGCTCGCCGAGGACGGCGTGATCTGGGTGCTGACCCCCAAGACCGGAAAACCGGGACACGTGCTGCCGGCCGAGATCGCCGAGGCGGCCCCCACCGCCGGTCTGATGCCGACCTCGTCGGTCAACCTGGGGGATTGGGCCGCCAGCCGTCTGGTGCAGCCCAAGTCCCGGGCCGGGAAGCGTTGATGCTGTCGGTCGGCACCGCCGCCCCGGACTTCACTCTGCGCGACCAGAATCAACAACGCGTCACGTTGAGCTCCTACCGCGGCGCCAAGAACGTTCTGCTGGTGTTCTTCCCGCTGGCGTTCACCGGGATCTGCCAGGGCGAGCTGGACCAGCTGCGGGATCATCTGCCCGACTTCGAGAACGACGACAGCGCGGTGCTGGCCATCTCGGTGGGCCCGCCGCCCACGCACCGGGTCTGGGCGTTGGACAGCGGCTTCACCTTCCCGGTGCTGTCGGATTTCTGGCCGCACGGCGCGGTCAGCCAGAGCTACGGCGTGTTCAACGAGGACGCCGGCTACTCCAACCGCGGGACGTTCGTCGTTGACCGGGCCGGGCTCATTCGATTCGCCGAGATGAAACAGCCCGGGGAGTCGCGCGATCAACGGTTGTGGACCGACGCCCTGGCGGCCTTGAGGGCCTGATTTTGGGGACTTGGCCGGCGGGCGGGTAGCCTGCCCGCAGCAACGGGCGCGTAGCTCAGTGGTAGAGCTCTGGTTTTACACACCAGCGGTCGGCGGTTCGATACCGTCCGCGCCCACTCCTTTTGGCGGTTCGCGGCCGTAACGTGCGGCGACTTTGGGCGCCGATGTTACGTGCGCGGCCCTATCCGGAGGGCCGGTACTCGGGCCCCGAAATCCAGGCCCGGGCGCCGGCGAGCACCGCGGCGTGCACCGCCCGGGCGATCCGGGCGCCGAACACCGAGCGCGGCCCGCCATAGGTCTCCTCGGCCCCGTCCGTCGGGCAGTGCACGACGACCGCGTCCGACGCGGTTCCGGTGGCGCGCACCCCGACCTCGTGCAACGCCTGCGCCTTGGCCTCCGTGGCGGTGGCCACGGCGTTGACCAGCGCCGCCCCGGACAGCCGCACCGGCACCGCGACCACGATGTTGATGGTCCCCACCCGGTACCCGTCGCCATCGGTGAGCGGCCGGTACTCGACGATCTCGTAGTCGGTGAACGCGGTCGTGCGCAGGCCGGCCGGCACCTCCCGGCGGAAGTGCCGGTCGGGCGCAGCCGCCCAGGCGGGGCTGGACAGCCCGACCGTCGCGGTGGCGTGCACACCGCCGTCGGCGGCGAGGTGGTAACGGGTCACGTCGACCGCGGTGAGCAGCCCGCAGCCGGTGCCGGCGAGACCCAGCGCGGCGCCGATCTCGGTCAGGTGGCGGTCCGGGTCGGTCCGGTGGTAATCCAGGGGGACCGTCGCGTTGACCAACCAGTCGCGGGCGCCGACGCCGCCGCCGAGCGGGCCCGACGCGATGCACAGCCGGGGCTCGCGGAATTGCCAGACGAGCAACGGGATCGACCGACTGTGTTCCACTCGCGTGGTCAACCTGGGATCCATGGTCACATCCTCGCGTGCCGACCCACCCCGCGCGTCGCCGGTGTCACCGACGGCGGCACTATGAAGCGCGTGAAACCGTTCCGCATCGACGTTTCCGACGAGGTTCTCGACGATCTGCGCGCGCGGCTGGCCCGAACCCGTTGGCCCGAGGCCGAATGCGTCGACGACTGGAGCCAGGGCATGCCGCTGGCCTACACCCGCGAGCTGGCCGACTATTGGGCCAACGACTACGACTGGCGGGCGCGGGAGGCCGCGCTCAATCGCTTCGACCACTTCATCACCGAGATCGACGGGCTCGACATCCATTTCATCCACCAGCGCTCGCCGCACGAGGGCGCCTTCCCGTTGGTGATCACCCACGGCTGGCCGGGCTCGATCGTGGAGTTTCACAAGGTGATCGAGCCGCTGACCAACCCCGCGTCGGGTCGCGCCGAGGACGCCTTCCACGTCGTGTGCCCGTCGCTGCCGGGCTACGGGTTCTCCGGCAAGCCCAACGGCGCGGGCTGGGGCGTGGAAAAGATCGCCGAGGCGTGGGAAACGCTGATGGTGCGCCTGGGCTACGAGCGCTACGGCGCCCAGGGCGGCGACTGGGGCGCCGCGGTCACCACCCAGATCGGCCGCAACCGGGGCCACTGCGCGGCCATCCACCTCAACATGCCGGTCGGCAGGCCCACCAAGGAAGCGCTGTCGAATCCCACCGAGGAGGAGCGGCAAGCCATGGCCGGGTTGGCCAATCACCGCAAATGGGGCACCGGCTACTCCAAGCAACAGTCCACCCGGCCGCAAACGCTGGGCTACGGGTTGGCCGATTCGCCGGTGGGCCAGCTGGCGTGGATCGTCGAAAAGTTCTGGGACTGGGCGGATTGCGACGGGCATCCCGAGAAAGCGGTCAGCCGCGACGAGCTGCTCGACAACGTGATGGTCTACTGGGTGACCAACACCGCCGCGTCCTCGGCCCGCCTGTACTGGGAGAGCTTCGCGGTCTGGGGTAGGGGAGACCGCGTCGAATTGCCCACGGGCGTCGCGGCTTTCCCCGGCGAACTGCTCAAGGCGCCGCGCAGCTGGTGCGAGCCGGTCTACAACATCACCCACTGGACCGACATGCCGCGCGGCGGGCACTTCGCGGCGTTCGAGGAACCGGAGCTGTTCGTCGAGGATCTGCGCGCGTTTTTCGCGACGGTGCGCTGAACGAATCAGCCCGGCGGGGCGAAGAACTCGAGCGCGATGCCGTCGGGGTCGCGGAAACTGAGGCCCGAGCCGTAGGGGGCGTCCACGATGCCGCCGTGCTCGATGCCCAGTTCGCCCAGCCGGGTGACCCAGTTCTCCAGCTCGGCGCGCCCGGCGCAGCCGAAGCCGACGTGGTCCAGGCCCACGCGGTGTTCGCTGAATCGTTCGTCGGGGGCCGCGCGGTCGTGCTGGTGAATTCCGAAGACGGTGCCGCCGTCGAGCATCCACACCTGGTGCCGGAAGCCGGCGTCGGTGTGCTCGTCGAGCATCGGGTCGGTGCCGAGCAGGTTGCGATACCAGGGGCCGCTGACCTCGATGTCGCGCACGGTGACCGCCACGTGGTTGAGCGCTGGGAAAGCCATGGTGTCGACTCTAGCCCCGGACGCCCCGGTAGGCCCGGCGTGCCCGAGATCTACTGCCCCACAGGCAAAGTGATACGACCCGGGTACCGCGCCGGGCGCCTCGTGGGGACGGTCACCTCCGGTGTGAGACGCTGCCGGGGTGTTTGCGACGCCCCGCACGGCCGGCGTGCTGGTCGGTTACCTGGCCGATCGCGCGCTGGGCGACCCGCGACGCTGCCACCCCGTCGCCGCGTTCGGCACCGCCGCCGCCGCGCTGGAGAGCCTGACCTACCGCGAGAGCAGGGCCGCCGGCGCCGTCCACGTCGGCCTGCTGATCGGGTCGTTGGGACTGCTGGGGGCGGCGTCGCAACGGGGCGCCGGGCGCGGCGGCTGGCCGTGCTCGATCGCGGTGACCGCCGCGGCCACCTGGGTCTGCCTGGGCGGAACGTCGTTGGCGCGCACCGGGCTGGCCATGGCGGAGCTGCTGGAGCGCGGCGACGTCGAGGGCGCGCGCGGGCTGCTGCCGTCGCTGTGCGGGCGCGACCCCGCGTCCCTGGACGGCGTAGGCCTGACCCGGGCGTCACTGGAATCGGTCGCCGAGAACACCTCCGACGCCCAGGTGGCGCCGCTCCTCTACGCGGCGGCCGGCGGGGCGCCCGCGGTGCTGGCCTACCGCGGCATCAACACCCTGGACGCCATGGTCGGCTACCGGTCGCCGCGCTACCTCCGATTCGGTTGGGCCGCAGCGAGATTGGACGACGTCGCCAACTACATTGCCGCGCGGGTGACGGCGTCGCTGGCGGTGCTGTCCGCGCCCCTGGTCGGCGGCTCAGCGTCGGGGGCGGCGCGGGCGTGGCGGCGCGACGCCGGCCGCCATCCCAGCCCCAACGCCGGCGCCGTCGAGGCGGCGTTCGCCGGGGCGCTGGGTGTGCGCCTGGGCGGGCCCACCCAATACCGTCACGAGCTACAGATCCGGCCGACGCTCGGTGACGGCCGGGAACCCACCGTGGCCGACCTGCGGCGGGCGGTCGCGCTGTCGTCGCTGGTGCAAGCGGGCGCCGCGCTGCTGGCCGGGCTGCTGGCCGGTTACCGGCGTCGGCCGTAACGGTCGGCGAGTTTGTCCTCCACCGTCTGCGGCGCCTCGGGGGCGGGCGCCGACGCGGCGGCGGGTGACTGCTTTTCCTGGCGACGGGCCCGGATCTCGGAATAGGCGAAGTAGCCCAACCCGATCGGGACGAGAATGCCGAACGCGATCCACTGGATGCCATAGGACAGGAACGGGCCGGCGTCCAGCTGCGGCACGCCGACCACCCCGAGGCCGCCGGGCTGACCGTCGACCAATTGCAGATAGGACCCGGCCAGCGGGACCTTGGTCAGCACGGCGATCTGCCCGGTGTCGATCGAATACACCTGCTGCACACCGTCTCCCACGAATGGATCCTTGCCCGCCACGGGGGGCTCCGAGTTGCGCAGCCGCGCCGTGACGGTCACCGTGTCGGCGGGCGGGCGGGGGATCGGCGGAACGCGAGATCCCTCCAACGGACGCACGTAACCGCGGTCGACCAGCACGGTGGGGCCGCCGTCGACGACGAAGGGCGCCAGCACCTCGAAGGCCGGTTTGGAGTCGATCACCCGCAGCCGGGCCAGCACCTGGACGTCGGGCAGGTAATGCCCGGTCGCGGTGACCTGACGCCACTGATCGCCGGGGGCGGCCGAGTTCTGCTGCGGCAGCAGGGTTTTCACCGGGACGGGCGCGGTGTTCAGGGAGTGCTCGATTTGGTGGTTCTCACGCGAGGTCCTGTTGTGCTTGCCCAGCTGCCACGGCGCGAGCACCGTGAAGCACAGATAGGCGAACGCGATGACCACCAGCGCCAGCACGATCCAGCCCGGGCGCAGCACGAACGCCAACCTGCGCATCACCCCGACCCGTTCTGCGCGAGGCGTTCATCGACCCAGTCGTGCAGGCCGGGCAGCGCGGCCTTGATGACGGTGTAGACGCGTTCGAAGTCGCTGGTGTCGCCGTAGTAGGGGTCGTCGACGTCGGGGGTGTGCGCGCCGGTGCGCGGATCGAAAGACCGCAGCATCTTGACGCGGTCCTCGTCGGCGCCCAGGTGCCGCAGCATCCGGGCGTGGTTGCGGTCCAGGGCCACCACCAGATCGGCCGCCAGGTGCTCGGCGTCGACCTGCGCGGCGCGGTGCTCGGTCGGGTAGCCGTGGGCGCGCAGCACGCCGGCGGCCCGCTCGTCGGCGCACTCGCCGACGTGCCAGTTGCCGGTGCCGGCGCTGCTCACCCGCACCGCGTCGCCCAGACCCCGGCGGCGCAATTGGTCGGCGAACATCTTCTCGGCCATCACCGACCGGCAGATGTTGCCGGTGCACACGAACGTGATGTGCAGCGGCTCGCGCTCAGACACCCAGGGCCCTCCGTAGCTCGTCGACGGTCGCGGCGTGCGTCACCCCGCTGAACGTGTCGGCGCGGCCGTACCCCCAGCCGACCACCACCGTGTCGATGCCGTGCGCGGCGGCGCCGTGCACGTCGTGGCTGCGGTCGCCGACCATCAGCACCCGCTCGGGCAGCGGCTCCAGCTGCGAAAGCGCATGGGCGAGCACCTCGACCTTGGCTTTGCGGGAGCCGTCGGGGCTCGCCCCGGCGATGACCTCGAAATGGTGGTCGAGCCCGAAATGGGCGAGGATGCGCCGCGCGGTGGGTTCCAGCTTGGAGGTGGCCACGGCCAGCCGGACGCCGGCGGCGCGCAGATCGACCAGCAGCGCCTCGATGCCGTCGAAGAGCGCGTTCATCGCCCACCCCCGGGCGCCGTACTCCGCGCGGAAGGCCGCGATCGCCTCCTCAGCGGCGTCGCCGAGCTCCATGGACCGGAACGTGTCGTCCATCGGCGGCCCCACGATCTGGGCGACGAGGTCGCCCGGGGGCACCGGTGCGCCGATGTGATCGAGCGCATGCAGGAAGCTGGCCACGATGCCCTCCGCGGAGTCGGTCAGCGTGCCGTCGAGATCGAAGATCACCAGCTGCGCCCCTGGGGCTTGGCGATCGGTGGACGTTGCGCCTGTCACCTCACCATTGTCCTCGATGGGCGCGGACGGGTACGACGGTGTTGCCGGTGTTCGTCCGGCCGGCCCGCGCGGCGCACTAGTGTTTCACGGATGGCGAGTCTGAACCTGAGCCCGCCTGCGGCGCGCTATCACGGCGATCAGGCCGTCGCGCCCGGGATGCTGGACTTCGCCGTCAACGTCCGTCACGGCCAACCGCCCGACTGGCTGCTGGGGCGGCTGGCCGCGCGGCTGCCCGACCTGGCGCGCTACCCGAGCGTCGACGACGTCCGCGCGGCGCAGGACGCGGCCGCCCAGCGGCACGGCCGGGCCCGCGACGAGGTGCTGCCGCTGGCCGGGGCGGCGGAGGCCTTCGCGCTGCTGGGCAACCTGCGCCCGGCGCGGGCGGCGATCATCGCGCCGGCATTCACCGAGCCGGAGGCGGCGCTGCGTGCCGCCGGAGTGCCGGTGCACCACGTGGTGCTGCGGCCGCCGTTCGACCTCGCGGGCGCGGTGGTCCCCGAGGACGCCGACCTTGTCGTCGTGGGCAATCCCACCAATCCCACCTCGGTGCTGCACCGCCGCGAGGAGCTGCTCGCGTTGCGCCGGCCCGGCCGGATCCTGGTGGTCGACGAGGCCTTCGCAGACTCGATACCCGGGGAGCCCGAATCGCTGGCCGGTGACGCGCTGCCCGACGTACTGGTGCTGCGCAGCTTGACGAAGACGTGGGCGCTGGCCGGGCTGCGGGTGGGCTACGCGCTGGGGTCGCCGGACGTATTGGCGCGGTTGACCGCCACGCGGGCGCACTGGCCGGTGGGCACGCTGCAGCTGGCGGCCATCGCGGCGTGTTGCGCCCCGCAGGCGGTTGCCGACGCGGCGGCCGGGGCGGCGCGACTGGGGCGGCTGCGCGCCGAGATGGTGGCCGGGCTGGCGTCGGTGGGCGCCGACGTGGTCGACGGCCGGGCGCCGTTCGTGCTGTTCCGCATGCCGGAGGCCGTTGCATTGCGAAAACGACTGCATGACAGGGGAATTGCCATCCGTCGCTGTGATACGTTCGTCGGCTTGGACGAGCAGTACCTGCGGGCCGCGGTGCGCCGGGAGTGGCCGCTGCTGGTGCAGGCGATTTCGGAGGTGCGCCGGTGAGCGTGAAGCTGGCCGACGTCATCGCGGTGCTCGATGAGGCGTACCCGCCTCGGCTTGCTGAGGCATGGGATTCGGTGGGCCTGGTATGCGGTGACCCCGACGACAAGCTGGAGTCGGTGACCGTCGCGGTCGACGCGACGCCCGCGGTCGTCGACGAGGTTCCCGATGCCGGCCTGCTGCTGGCCCATCACCCGCTGCTGTTGCGGGGGGTGGACACCGTGGCGGCCAGCACGCCCAAGGGCGCGCTCGTGCACCGGATGATCCGGACCGGGCGTTCGCTGTTCACCGCGCACACCAACGCCGACTCGGCCAACCCGGGGGTGTCCGACGCTCTAGCGGCCGCCCTCGGGCTCGATGTCGAGGCCGCGCTGGAGCCGGCGACGGGTGCGCCCGGCCTCGACAAGTGGGTCATCTACGTGCCCAACGAGAACGCGGAAGCGGTGCAGGCGGCAGTGTTTGACGCCGGGGCCGGCCACATCGGCGACTACTCGCATTGCAGCTGGACCGTCACCGGCATCGGGCAGTTCCTGCCGCACGAGGGGGCCTCGCCCGCGGTGGGCAGCGTCGGCAACGTCGAGCGGGTCCCCGAGGACCGGTTCGAGGTCGTCGCGCCCGCGCGGGTCCGGGCCGCGGTGCTGGCGGCCCTGCGCGCCGCCCACCCCTACGAGGAGCCCGCGTTCGACATCTTCGCGATGGTCCCCCCACCCGGCGACGCCGGGCTGGGCCGCGTCGGCACGCTGGCCCGACCGGAACCGTTGCGCGACTTCGTCTCCCGCGTGCACGCCGCG
Coding sequences within it:
- a CDS encoding DUF3052 domain-containing protein; translation: MVAADHAPSYARKLGIQPDHVVQEWGWDEDTDDEIRAAVEEACGSELLDEDTDEVVDVVLLWWRDGDGDLVDTLMDAIGPLAEDGVIWVLTPKTGKPGHVLPAEIAEAAPTAGLMPTSSVNLGDWAASRLVQPKSRAGKR
- a CDS encoding peroxiredoxin; the protein is MLSVGTAAPDFTLRDQNQQRVTLSSYRGAKNVLLVFFPLAFTGICQGELDQLRDHLPDFENDDSAVLAISVGPPPTHRVWALDSGFTFPVLSDFWPHGAVSQSYGVFNEDAGYSNRGTFVVDRAGLIRFAEMKQPGESRDQRLWTDALAALRA
- a CDS encoding adenosylcobinamide amidohydrolase, whose translation is MEHSRSIPLLVWQFREPRLCIASGPLGGGVGARDWLVNATVPLDYHRTDPDRHLTEIGAALGLAGTGCGLLTAVDVTRYHLAADGGVHATATVGLSSPAWAAAPDRHFRREVPAGLRTTAFTDYEIVEYRPLTDGDGYRVGTINIVVAVPVRLSGAALVNAVATATEAKAQALHEVGVRATGTASDAVVVHCPTDGAEETYGGPRSVFGARIARAVHAAVLAGARAWISGPEYRPSG
- a CDS encoding epoxide hydrolase family protein — translated: MKRVKPFRIDVSDEVLDDLRARLARTRWPEAECVDDWSQGMPLAYTRELADYWANDYDWRAREAALNRFDHFITEIDGLDIHFIHQRSPHEGAFPLVITHGWPGSIVEFHKVIEPLTNPASGRAEDAFHVVCPSLPGYGFSGKPNGAGWGVEKIAEAWETLMVRLGYERYGAQGGDWGAAVTTQIGRNRGHCAAIHLNMPVGRPTKEALSNPTEEERQAMAGLANHRKWGTGYSKQQSTRPQTLGYGLADSPVGQLAWIVEKFWDWADCDGHPEKAVSRDELLDNVMVYWVTNTAASSARLYWESFAVWGRGDRVELPTGVAAFPGELLKAPRSWCEPVYNITHWTDMPRGGHFAAFEEPELFVEDLRAFFATVR
- a CDS encoding VOC family protein, which codes for MAFPALNHVAVTVRDIEVSGPWYRNLLGTDPMLDEHTDAGFRHQVWMLDGGTVFGIHQHDRAAPDERFSEHRVGLDHVGFGCAGRAELENWVTRLGELGIEHGGIVDAPYGSGLSFRDPDGIALEFFAPPG
- a CDS encoding cobalamin biosynthesis protein, with the protein product MFATPRTAGVLVGYLADRALGDPRRCHPVAAFGTAAAALESLTYRESRAAGAVHVGLLIGSLGLLGAASQRGAGRGGWPCSIAVTAAATWVCLGGTSLARTGLAMAELLERGDVEGARGLLPSLCGRDPASLDGVGLTRASLESVAENTSDAQVAPLLYAAAGGAPAVLAYRGINTLDAMVGYRSPRYLRFGWAAARLDDVANYIAARVTASLAVLSAPLVGGSASGAARAWRRDAGRHPSPNAGAVEAAFAGALGVRLGGPTQYRHELQIRPTLGDGREPTVADLRRAVALSSLVQAGAALLAGLLAGYRRRP
- a CDS encoding SURF1 family cytochrome oxidase biogenesis protein; translated protein: MRRLAFVLRPGWIVLALVVIAFAYLCFTVLAPWQLGKHNRTSRENHQIEHSLNTAPVPVKTLLPQQNSAAPGDQWRQVTATGHYLPDVQVLARLRVIDSKPAFEVLAPFVVDGGPTVLVDRGYVRPLEGSRVPPIPRPPADTVTVTARLRNSEPPVAGKDPFVGDGVQQVYSIDTGQIAVLTKVPLAGSYLQLVDGQPGGLGVVGVPQLDAGPFLSYGIQWIAFGILVPIGLGYFAYSEIRARRQEKQSPAAASAPAPEAPQTVEDKLADRYGRRR
- a CDS encoding low molecular weight protein-tyrosine-phosphatase; this translates as MAEKMFADQLRRRGLGDAVRVSSAGTGNWHVGECADERAAGVLRAHGYPTEHRAAQVDAEHLAADLVVALDRNHARMLRHLGADEDRVKMLRSFDPRTGAHTPDVDDPYYGDTSDFERVYTVIKAALPGLHDWVDERLAQNGSG
- a CDS encoding HAD-IA family hydrolase, with translation MTGATSTDRQAPGAQLVIFDLDGTLTDSAEGIVASFLHALDHIGAPVPPGDLVAQIVGPPMDDTFRSMELGDAAEEAIAAFRAEYGARGWAMNALFDGIEALLVDLRAAGVRLAVATSKLEPTARRILAHFGLDHHFEVIAGASPDGSRKAKVEVLAHALSQLEPLPERVLMVGDRSHDVHGAAAHGIDTVVVGWGYGRADTFSGVTHAATVDELRRALGV
- the cobC gene encoding Rv2231c family pyridoxal phosphate-dependent protein CobC, which gives rise to MASLNLSPPAARYHGDQAVAPGMLDFAVNVRHGQPPDWLLGRLAARLPDLARYPSVDDVRAAQDAAAQRHGRARDEVLPLAGAAEAFALLGNLRPARAAIIAPAFTEPEAALRAAGVPVHHVVLRPPFDLAGAVVPEDADLVVVGNPTNPTSVLHRREELLALRRPGRILVVDEAFADSIPGEPESLAGDALPDVLVLRSLTKTWALAGLRVGYALGSPDVLARLTATRAHWPVGTLQLAAIAACCAPQAVADAAAGAARLGRLRAEMVAGLASVGADVVDGRAPFVLFRMPEAVALRKRLHDRGIAIRRCDTFVGLDEQYLRAAVRREWPLLVQAISEVRR
- a CDS encoding Nif3-like dinuclear metal center hexameric protein, whose protein sequence is MSVKLADVIAVLDEAYPPRLAEAWDSVGLVCGDPDDKLESVTVAVDATPAVVDEVPDAGLLLAHHPLLLRGVDTVAASTPKGALVHRMIRTGRSLFTAHTNADSANPGVSDALAAALGLDVEAALEPATGAPGLDKWVIYVPNENAEAVQAAVFDAGAGHIGDYSHCSWTVTGIGQFLPHEGASPAVGSVGNVERVPEDRFEVVAPARVRAAVLAALRAAHPYEEPAFDIFAMVPPPGDAGLGRVGTLARPEPLRDFVSRVHAALPRTSWGVRAAGDPDMPVSRVAVCGGAGDSLLAAAAGAGVQAYVTADLRHHPADEHRRASDVALIDVAHWASEFPWCEQAADLLRSRFGAELAVRVSAIRTDPWNVERGDNESGGEGS